In Choristoneura fumiferana chromosome 21, NRCan_CFum_1, whole genome shotgun sequence, a single genomic region encodes these proteins:
- the LOC141439714 gene encoding protein groucho-like isoform X11 — MYPAPTRHPAAAVRGPQPSSGPIKFTIADTLERIKEEFNFLQAQYHTLKLECEKLASEKTEMQRHYVMYYEMSYGLNVEMHKQTEIAKRLSAIIGQVLPFLAQEHQQQVAGAVERAKQQQQQQGLQQLLQQIHASAGLPHGVGAAGALLGAGGLLFAPGAAPPPHLPPPPPHHKVELPPPADIKPAVLPGGPPPLPGQPRDDERLANSRIQRRHSVSPHEREQKYRPRSPAEPEALDVKRRKEEKVHHVSLCSDSDAEKSDQDLVVDVANEQEERGSPGARAEPGEGARPVSRSGSSSSRSTPKSSKDEKPGTPGAKSNRASTPTGGGRYGLPALAGYRPPQYELARTNGQPPHKPAYSYHTCGGPLQPVPFPADALVGPGIPRGARQVAVLPHGEVVCAVALSVSNGSRHAYTGGKGCVKLWDISNPGSPNTLEPLSQLDCLQRDNYIRSVKLLPDGRTLIVGGEASNLSIWDLGAPTPRMRAELTSSAPACYALAISPDSKVCFSCCSDGNIAVWDLQNQVLVRQFQGHTDGASCIDISGDGTRLWTGGLDNTVRSWDLREGRQLHQHDFSSQIFSLGYCPSGSWLAVGMENSHVEVLHAGKPDRYQLLLHESCVLALKFAHQGKWFASTGKDNLLNAWRTPYGASIFQSKESSSVLSCDISADDKFIVTGSGDKKATVYEVLY; from the exons ATGTACCCAGCGCCGACGCGGCACCCGGCGGCCGCGGTAAGG GGACCACAGCCTTCATCAGGCCCTATTAAGTTTACAATAGCTGATACTTTAGAACGTATTAAAGAAGAATTTAACTTTTTACAAGCTCAATATCATAC TTTGAAATTAGAATGTGAAAAGCTAGCTAGTGAGAAGACAGAAATGCAAAGGCATTATGTTATG tATTATGAAATGTCCTATGGCCTTAATGTAGAAATGCATAAACAG aCGGAGATAGCCAAGAGGCTGAGTGCTATAATAGGGCAAGTACTCCCATTCCTGGCACAAGAGCACCAGCAGCAAGTGGCCGGAGCAGTGGAGAGAGCCAAGCAG CAACAGCAACAGCAAGGTCTCCAGCAACTTCTT CAGCAGATCCACGCGTCGGCGGGTCTGCCGCACGGCgtgggcgcggcgggcgcgctgcTCGGCGCCGGCGGGCTGCTGTTCGCGcccggcgccgcgccgccgccgcacctgcccccgcccccgccgcacCACAAG GTGGAGCTGCCGCCGCCGGCGGACATAAAGCCGGCCGTGCTGCCGGGCGGGCCGCCGCCGCTGCCCGGCCAGCCGCGCGACGACGAACGCCTCGCCAACTCCAGGATACAAAGG AGACATTCAGTATCGCCGCACGAGCGCGAACAAAAGTACCGGCCGCGATCGCCGGCGGAGCCCGAAGCCCTCGACGTGAAACGAAGGAAGGAGGAGAAGGTACACCATGTCAGTCTGTGTAGT gACAGTGACGCAGAGAAAAGTGATCAGGACTTAGTTGTCGATGTAGCTAATGAG CAGGAGGAGCGCGGGTCGCCGGGCGCGCGCGCGGAGCCCGGCGAGGGCGCGCGGCCTGTCTCACGCAGCGGATCCTCATCCAGTCGCTCCACGCCCAAGAGCTCCAAAGAC GAGAAGCCGGGGACGCCCGGCGCGAAGTCGAACCGCGCGTCGACGCCGACCGGCGGCGGCCGCTACGGCCTGCCCGCGCTCGCCGGCTACCGGCCGCCGCAGTACGAGCTCGCCAGGACCAACGGACAGCCCCCGCACAAGCC AGCGTACTCGTACCACACGTGCGGGGGCCCGCTACAGCCGGTGCCGTTTCCGGCGGACGCGCTGGTCGGGCCCGGCATCCCGCGCGGCGCCCGGCAGGTCGCGGTGTTGCCGCACGGCGAGGTCGTCTGCGCCGTGGCTCTGTCCGTCAGCAACGGGTCGCGGCACGCGTACACCGGGGGCAAAGGCTGTGTCAAACTGTGGGATATATCTAACCCGGGCTCGCCTAACACGCTGGAGCCACTGTCCCAGTTGGACTGTTTG CAAAGGGACAACTACATCCGTTCGGTGAAGCTGCTGCCGGACGGTCGCACGCTGATCGTGGGCGGCGAGGCGTCCAACCTGTCCATCTGGGACCTGGGCGCGCCCACGCCGCGCATGCGCGCCGAGCTCACCTCCTCCGCGCCGGCGTGCTACGCGCTCGCCATCAGCCCCGACTCCAAG gtGTGCTTTAGTTGTTGTTCTGACGGCAACATTGCAGTATGGGACCTTCAAAATCAGGTGTTAGTTAGGCAATTCCAAG GGCACACGGACGGCGCGTCCTGCATCGACATCAGCGGCGACGGCACGCGGCTGTGGACGGGCGGCCTCGACAACACGGTGCGCTCCTGGGACCTGCGCGAGGGCCGCCAGCTGCACCAGCACGACTTCTCCTCGCAGATCTTCTCGCTGGGATACTGCCCCTCCG GCTCCTGGCTAGCAGTGGGCATGGAGAACTCCCACGTGGAAGTGTTGCACGCGGGCAAACCGGACCGCTACCAGCTGCTGCTCCACGAGTCATGCGTCCTCGCGCTCAAGTTCGCGCACCAGGGCAAGTGGTTCGCCTCCACAGGGAAGGACAATCTGCTCAACGCGTGGCGCACGCCTTACGGTGCCAGTATATTCCAG
- the LOC141439714 gene encoding protein groucho-like isoform X12, whose amino-acid sequence MYPAPTRHPAAAVRGPQPSSGPIKFTIADTLERIKEEFNFLQAQYHTLKLECEKLASEKTEMQRHYVMYYEMSYGLNVEMHKQTEIAKRLSAIIGQVLPFLAQEHQQQVAGAVERAKQQQQQQGLQQLLQIHASAGLPHGVGAAGALLGAGGLLFAPGAAPPPHLPPPPPHHKVELPPPADIKPAVLPGGPPPLPGQPRDDERLANSRIQRRHSVSPHEREQKYRPRSPAEPEALDVKRRKEEKVHHVSLCSDSDAEKSDQDLVVDVANEQEERGSPGARAEPGEGARPVSRSGSSSSRSTPKSSKDEKPGTPGAKSNRASTPTGGGRYGLPALAGYRPPQYELARTNGQPPHKPAYSYHTCGGPLQPVPFPADALVGPGIPRGARQVAVLPHGEVVCAVALSVSNGSRHAYTGGKGCVKLWDISNPGSPNTLEPLSQLDCLQRDNYIRSVKLLPDGRTLIVGGEASNLSIWDLGAPTPRMRAELTSSAPACYALAISPDSKVCFSCCSDGNIAVWDLQNQVLVRQFQGHTDGASCIDISGDGTRLWTGGLDNTVRSWDLREGRQLHQHDFSSQIFSLGYCPSGSWLAVGMENSHVEVLHAGKPDRYQLLLHESCVLALKFAHQGKWFASTGKDNLLNAWRTPYGASIFQSKESSSVLSCDISADDKFIVTGSGDKKATVYEVLY is encoded by the exons ATGTACCCAGCGCCGACGCGGCACCCGGCGGCCGCGGTAAGG GGACCACAGCCTTCATCAGGCCCTATTAAGTTTACAATAGCTGATACTTTAGAACGTATTAAAGAAGAATTTAACTTTTTACAAGCTCAATATCATAC TTTGAAATTAGAATGTGAAAAGCTAGCTAGTGAGAAGACAGAAATGCAAAGGCATTATGTTATG tATTATGAAATGTCCTATGGCCTTAATGTAGAAATGCATAAACAG aCGGAGATAGCCAAGAGGCTGAGTGCTATAATAGGGCAAGTACTCCCATTCCTGGCACAAGAGCACCAGCAGCAAGTGGCCGGAGCAGTGGAGAGAGCCAAGCAG CAACAGCAACAGCAAGGTCTCCAGCAACTTCTT CAGATCCACGCGTCGGCGGGTCTGCCGCACGGCgtgggcgcggcgggcgcgctgcTCGGCGCCGGCGGGCTGCTGTTCGCGcccggcgccgcgccgccgccgcacctgcccccgcccccgccgcacCACAAG GTGGAGCTGCCGCCGCCGGCGGACATAAAGCCGGCCGTGCTGCCGGGCGGGCCGCCGCCGCTGCCCGGCCAGCCGCGCGACGACGAACGCCTCGCCAACTCCAGGATACAAAGG AGACATTCAGTATCGCCGCACGAGCGCGAACAAAAGTACCGGCCGCGATCGCCGGCGGAGCCCGAAGCCCTCGACGTGAAACGAAGGAAGGAGGAGAAGGTACACCATGTCAGTCTGTGTAGT gACAGTGACGCAGAGAAAAGTGATCAGGACTTAGTTGTCGATGTAGCTAATGAG CAGGAGGAGCGCGGGTCGCCGGGCGCGCGCGCGGAGCCCGGCGAGGGCGCGCGGCCTGTCTCACGCAGCGGATCCTCATCCAGTCGCTCCACGCCCAAGAGCTCCAAAGAC GAGAAGCCGGGGACGCCCGGCGCGAAGTCGAACCGCGCGTCGACGCCGACCGGCGGCGGCCGCTACGGCCTGCCCGCGCTCGCCGGCTACCGGCCGCCGCAGTACGAGCTCGCCAGGACCAACGGACAGCCCCCGCACAAGCC AGCGTACTCGTACCACACGTGCGGGGGCCCGCTACAGCCGGTGCCGTTTCCGGCGGACGCGCTGGTCGGGCCCGGCATCCCGCGCGGCGCCCGGCAGGTCGCGGTGTTGCCGCACGGCGAGGTCGTCTGCGCCGTGGCTCTGTCCGTCAGCAACGGGTCGCGGCACGCGTACACCGGGGGCAAAGGCTGTGTCAAACTGTGGGATATATCTAACCCGGGCTCGCCTAACACGCTGGAGCCACTGTCCCAGTTGGACTGTTTG CAAAGGGACAACTACATCCGTTCGGTGAAGCTGCTGCCGGACGGTCGCACGCTGATCGTGGGCGGCGAGGCGTCCAACCTGTCCATCTGGGACCTGGGCGCGCCCACGCCGCGCATGCGCGCCGAGCTCACCTCCTCCGCGCCGGCGTGCTACGCGCTCGCCATCAGCCCCGACTCCAAG gtGTGCTTTAGTTGTTGTTCTGACGGCAACATTGCAGTATGGGACCTTCAAAATCAGGTGTTAGTTAGGCAATTCCAAG GGCACACGGACGGCGCGTCCTGCATCGACATCAGCGGCGACGGCACGCGGCTGTGGACGGGCGGCCTCGACAACACGGTGCGCTCCTGGGACCTGCGCGAGGGCCGCCAGCTGCACCAGCACGACTTCTCCTCGCAGATCTTCTCGCTGGGATACTGCCCCTCCG GCTCCTGGCTAGCAGTGGGCATGGAGAACTCCCACGTGGAAGTGTTGCACGCGGGCAAACCGGACCGCTACCAGCTGCTGCTCCACGAGTCATGCGTCCTCGCGCTCAAGTTCGCGCACCAGGGCAAGTGGTTCGCCTCCACAGGGAAGGACAATCTGCTCAACGCGTGGCGCACGCCTTACGGTGCCAGTATATTCCAG
- the LOC141439714 gene encoding protein groucho-like isoform X8: MYPAPTRHPAAAGPQPSSGPIKFTIADTLERIKEEFNFLQAQYHTLKLECEKLASEKTEMQRHYVMYYEMSYGLNVEMHKQTEIAKRLSAIIGQVLPFLAQEHQQQVAGAVERAKQVTMSELNAIIGQQQQQGLQQLLQQIHASAGLPHGVGAAGALLGAGGLLFAPGAAPPPHLPPPPPHHKVELPPPADIKPAVLPGGPPPLPGQPRDDERLANSRIQRRHSVSPHEREQKYRPRSPAEPEALDVKRRKEEKVHHVSLCSDSDAEKSDQDLVVDVANEQEERGSPGARAEPGEGARPVSRSGSSSSRSTPKSSKDEKPGTPGAKSNRASTPTGGGRYGLPALAGYRPPQYELARTNGQPPHKPAYSYHTCGGPLQPVPFPADALVGPGIPRGARQVAVLPHGEVVCAVALSVSNGSRHAYTGGKGCVKLWDISNPGSPNTLEPLSQLDCLQRDNYIRSVKLLPDGRTLIVGGEASNLSIWDLGAPTPRMRAELTSSAPACYALAISPDSKVCFSCCSDGNIAVWDLQNQVLVRQFQGHTDGASCIDISGDGTRLWTGGLDNTVRSWDLREGRQLHQHDFSSQIFSLGYCPSGSWLAVGMENSHVEVLHAGKPDRYQLLLHESCVLALKFAHQGKWFASTGKDNLLNAWRTPYGASIFQSKESSSVLSCDISADDKFIVTGSGDKKATVYEVLY; encoded by the exons ATGTACCCAGCGCCGACGCGGCACCCGGCGGCCGCG GGACCACAGCCTTCATCAGGCCCTATTAAGTTTACAATAGCTGATACTTTAGAACGTATTAAAGAAGAATTTAACTTTTTACAAGCTCAATATCATAC TTTGAAATTAGAATGTGAAAAGCTAGCTAGTGAGAAGACAGAAATGCAAAGGCATTATGTTATG tATTATGAAATGTCCTATGGCCTTAATGTAGAAATGCATAAACAG aCGGAGATAGCCAAGAGGCTGAGTGCTATAATAGGGCAAGTACTCCCATTCCTGGCACAAGAGCACCAGCAGCAAGTGGCCGGAGCAGTGGAGAGAGCCAAGCAGGTCACTATGTCTGAACTTAACGCTATTATTGGG CAACAGCAACAGCAAGGTCTCCAGCAACTTCTT CAGCAGATCCACGCGTCGGCGGGTCTGCCGCACGGCgtgggcgcggcgggcgcgctgcTCGGCGCCGGCGGGCTGCTGTTCGCGcccggcgccgcgccgccgccgcacctgcccccgcccccgccgcacCACAAG GTGGAGCTGCCGCCGCCGGCGGACATAAAGCCGGCCGTGCTGCCGGGCGGGCCGCCGCCGCTGCCCGGCCAGCCGCGCGACGACGAACGCCTCGCCAACTCCAGGATACAAAGG AGACATTCAGTATCGCCGCACGAGCGCGAACAAAAGTACCGGCCGCGATCGCCGGCGGAGCCCGAAGCCCTCGACGTGAAACGAAGGAAGGAGGAGAAGGTACACCATGTCAGTCTGTGTAGT gACAGTGACGCAGAGAAAAGTGATCAGGACTTAGTTGTCGATGTAGCTAATGAG CAGGAGGAGCGCGGGTCGCCGGGCGCGCGCGCGGAGCCCGGCGAGGGCGCGCGGCCTGTCTCACGCAGCGGATCCTCATCCAGTCGCTCCACGCCCAAGAGCTCCAAAGAC GAGAAGCCGGGGACGCCCGGCGCGAAGTCGAACCGCGCGTCGACGCCGACCGGCGGCGGCCGCTACGGCCTGCCCGCGCTCGCCGGCTACCGGCCGCCGCAGTACGAGCTCGCCAGGACCAACGGACAGCCCCCGCACAAGCC AGCGTACTCGTACCACACGTGCGGGGGCCCGCTACAGCCGGTGCCGTTTCCGGCGGACGCGCTGGTCGGGCCCGGCATCCCGCGCGGCGCCCGGCAGGTCGCGGTGTTGCCGCACGGCGAGGTCGTCTGCGCCGTGGCTCTGTCCGTCAGCAACGGGTCGCGGCACGCGTACACCGGGGGCAAAGGCTGTGTCAAACTGTGGGATATATCTAACCCGGGCTCGCCTAACACGCTGGAGCCACTGTCCCAGTTGGACTGTTTG CAAAGGGACAACTACATCCGTTCGGTGAAGCTGCTGCCGGACGGTCGCACGCTGATCGTGGGCGGCGAGGCGTCCAACCTGTCCATCTGGGACCTGGGCGCGCCCACGCCGCGCATGCGCGCCGAGCTCACCTCCTCCGCGCCGGCGTGCTACGCGCTCGCCATCAGCCCCGACTCCAAG gtGTGCTTTAGTTGTTGTTCTGACGGCAACATTGCAGTATGGGACCTTCAAAATCAGGTGTTAGTTAGGCAATTCCAAG GGCACACGGACGGCGCGTCCTGCATCGACATCAGCGGCGACGGCACGCGGCTGTGGACGGGCGGCCTCGACAACACGGTGCGCTCCTGGGACCTGCGCGAGGGCCGCCAGCTGCACCAGCACGACTTCTCCTCGCAGATCTTCTCGCTGGGATACTGCCCCTCCG GCTCCTGGCTAGCAGTGGGCATGGAGAACTCCCACGTGGAAGTGTTGCACGCGGGCAAACCGGACCGCTACCAGCTGCTGCTCCACGAGTCATGCGTCCTCGCGCTCAAGTTCGCGCACCAGGGCAAGTGGTTCGCCTCCACAGGGAAGGACAATCTGCTCAACGCGTGGCGCACGCCTTACGGTGCCAGTATATTCCAG
- the LOC141439714 gene encoding protein groucho-like isoform X15, producing the protein MYPAPTRHPAAAGPQPSSGPIKFTIADTLERIKEEFNFLQAQYHTLKLECEKLASEKTEMQRHYVMYYEMSYGLNVEMHKQTEIAKRLSAIIGQVLPFLAQEHQQQVAGAVERAKQVTMSELNAIIGQQIHASAGLPHGVGAAGALLGAGGLLFAPGAAPPPHLPPPPPHHKVELPPPADIKPAVLPGGPPPLPGQPRDDERLANSRIQRRHSVSPHEREQKYRPRSPAEPEALDVKRRKEEKVHHVSLCSDSDAEKSDQDLVVDVANEQEERGSPGARAEPGEGARPVSRSGSSSSRSTPKSSKDEKPGTPGAKSNRASTPTGGGRYGLPALAGYRPPQYELARTNGQPPHKPAYSYHTCGGPLQPVPFPADALVGPGIPRGARQVAVLPHGEVVCAVALSVSNGSRHAYTGGKGCVKLWDISNPGSPNTLEPLSQLDCLQRDNYIRSVKLLPDGRTLIVGGEASNLSIWDLGAPTPRMRAELTSSAPACYALAISPDSKVCFSCCSDGNIAVWDLQNQVLVRQFQGHTDGASCIDISGDGTRLWTGGLDNTVRSWDLREGRQLHQHDFSSQIFSLGYCPSGSWLAVGMENSHVEVLHAGKPDRYQLLLHESCVLALKFAHQGKWFASTGKDNLLNAWRTPYGASIFQSKESSSVLSCDISADDKFIVTGSGDKKATVYEVLY; encoded by the exons ATGTACCCAGCGCCGACGCGGCACCCGGCGGCCGCG GGACCACAGCCTTCATCAGGCCCTATTAAGTTTACAATAGCTGATACTTTAGAACGTATTAAAGAAGAATTTAACTTTTTACAAGCTCAATATCATAC TTTGAAATTAGAATGTGAAAAGCTAGCTAGTGAGAAGACAGAAATGCAAAGGCATTATGTTATG tATTATGAAATGTCCTATGGCCTTAATGTAGAAATGCATAAACAG aCGGAGATAGCCAAGAGGCTGAGTGCTATAATAGGGCAAGTACTCCCATTCCTGGCACAAGAGCACCAGCAGCAAGTGGCCGGAGCAGTGGAGAGAGCCAAGCAGGTCACTATGTCTGAACTTAACGCTATTATTGGG CAGCAGATCCACGCGTCGGCGGGTCTGCCGCACGGCgtgggcgcggcgggcgcgctgcTCGGCGCCGGCGGGCTGCTGTTCGCGcccggcgccgcgccgccgccgcacctgcccccgcccccgccgcacCACAAG GTGGAGCTGCCGCCGCCGGCGGACATAAAGCCGGCCGTGCTGCCGGGCGGGCCGCCGCCGCTGCCCGGCCAGCCGCGCGACGACGAACGCCTCGCCAACTCCAGGATACAAAGG AGACATTCAGTATCGCCGCACGAGCGCGAACAAAAGTACCGGCCGCGATCGCCGGCGGAGCCCGAAGCCCTCGACGTGAAACGAAGGAAGGAGGAGAAGGTACACCATGTCAGTCTGTGTAGT gACAGTGACGCAGAGAAAAGTGATCAGGACTTAGTTGTCGATGTAGCTAATGAG CAGGAGGAGCGCGGGTCGCCGGGCGCGCGCGCGGAGCCCGGCGAGGGCGCGCGGCCTGTCTCACGCAGCGGATCCTCATCCAGTCGCTCCACGCCCAAGAGCTCCAAAGAC GAGAAGCCGGGGACGCCCGGCGCGAAGTCGAACCGCGCGTCGACGCCGACCGGCGGCGGCCGCTACGGCCTGCCCGCGCTCGCCGGCTACCGGCCGCCGCAGTACGAGCTCGCCAGGACCAACGGACAGCCCCCGCACAAGCC AGCGTACTCGTACCACACGTGCGGGGGCCCGCTACAGCCGGTGCCGTTTCCGGCGGACGCGCTGGTCGGGCCCGGCATCCCGCGCGGCGCCCGGCAGGTCGCGGTGTTGCCGCACGGCGAGGTCGTCTGCGCCGTGGCTCTGTCCGTCAGCAACGGGTCGCGGCACGCGTACACCGGGGGCAAAGGCTGTGTCAAACTGTGGGATATATCTAACCCGGGCTCGCCTAACACGCTGGAGCCACTGTCCCAGTTGGACTGTTTG CAAAGGGACAACTACATCCGTTCGGTGAAGCTGCTGCCGGACGGTCGCACGCTGATCGTGGGCGGCGAGGCGTCCAACCTGTCCATCTGGGACCTGGGCGCGCCCACGCCGCGCATGCGCGCCGAGCTCACCTCCTCCGCGCCGGCGTGCTACGCGCTCGCCATCAGCCCCGACTCCAAG gtGTGCTTTAGTTGTTGTTCTGACGGCAACATTGCAGTATGGGACCTTCAAAATCAGGTGTTAGTTAGGCAATTCCAAG GGCACACGGACGGCGCGTCCTGCATCGACATCAGCGGCGACGGCACGCGGCTGTGGACGGGCGGCCTCGACAACACGGTGCGCTCCTGGGACCTGCGCGAGGGCCGCCAGCTGCACCAGCACGACTTCTCCTCGCAGATCTTCTCGCTGGGATACTGCCCCTCCG GCTCCTGGCTAGCAGTGGGCATGGAGAACTCCCACGTGGAAGTGTTGCACGCGGGCAAACCGGACCGCTACCAGCTGCTGCTCCACGAGTCATGCGTCCTCGCGCTCAAGTTCGCGCACCAGGGCAAGTGGTTCGCCTCCACAGGGAAGGACAATCTGCTCAACGCGTGGCGCACGCCTTACGGTGCCAGTATATTCCAG
- the LOC141439714 gene encoding protein groucho-like isoform X14, whose translation MYPAPTRHPAAAVRGPQPSSGPIKFTIADTLERIKEEFNFLQAQYHTLKLECEKLASEKTEMQRHYVMYYEMSYGLNVEMHKQTEIAKRLSAIIGQVLPFLAQEHQQQVAGAVERAKQQQQQQGLQQLLIHASAGLPHGVGAAGALLGAGGLLFAPGAAPPPHLPPPPPHHKVELPPPADIKPAVLPGGPPPLPGQPRDDERLANSRIQRRHSVSPHEREQKYRPRSPAEPEALDVKRRKEEKVHHVSLCSDSDAEKSDQDLVVDVANEQEERGSPGARAEPGEGARPVSRSGSSSSRSTPKSSKDEKPGTPGAKSNRASTPTGGGRYGLPALAGYRPPQYELARTNGQPPHKPAYSYHTCGGPLQPVPFPADALVGPGIPRGARQVAVLPHGEVVCAVALSVSNGSRHAYTGGKGCVKLWDISNPGSPNTLEPLSQLDCLQRDNYIRSVKLLPDGRTLIVGGEASNLSIWDLGAPTPRMRAELTSSAPACYALAISPDSKVCFSCCSDGNIAVWDLQNQVLVRQFQGHTDGASCIDISGDGTRLWTGGLDNTVRSWDLREGRQLHQHDFSSQIFSLGYCPSGSWLAVGMENSHVEVLHAGKPDRYQLLLHESCVLALKFAHQGKWFASTGKDNLLNAWRTPYGASIFQSKESSSVLSCDISADDKFIVTGSGDKKATVYEVLY comes from the exons ATGTACCCAGCGCCGACGCGGCACCCGGCGGCCGCGGTAAGG GGACCACAGCCTTCATCAGGCCCTATTAAGTTTACAATAGCTGATACTTTAGAACGTATTAAAGAAGAATTTAACTTTTTACAAGCTCAATATCATAC TTTGAAATTAGAATGTGAAAAGCTAGCTAGTGAGAAGACAGAAATGCAAAGGCATTATGTTATG tATTATGAAATGTCCTATGGCCTTAATGTAGAAATGCATAAACAG aCGGAGATAGCCAAGAGGCTGAGTGCTATAATAGGGCAAGTACTCCCATTCCTGGCACAAGAGCACCAGCAGCAAGTGGCCGGAGCAGTGGAGAGAGCCAAGCAG CAACAGCAACAGCAAGGTCTCCAGCAACTTCTT ATCCACGCGTCGGCGGGTCTGCCGCACGGCgtgggcgcggcgggcgcgctgcTCGGCGCCGGCGGGCTGCTGTTCGCGcccggcgccgcgccgccgccgcacctgcccccgcccccgccgcacCACAAG GTGGAGCTGCCGCCGCCGGCGGACATAAAGCCGGCCGTGCTGCCGGGCGGGCCGCCGCCGCTGCCCGGCCAGCCGCGCGACGACGAACGCCTCGCCAACTCCAGGATACAAAGG AGACATTCAGTATCGCCGCACGAGCGCGAACAAAAGTACCGGCCGCGATCGCCGGCGGAGCCCGAAGCCCTCGACGTGAAACGAAGGAAGGAGGAGAAGGTACACCATGTCAGTCTGTGTAGT gACAGTGACGCAGAGAAAAGTGATCAGGACTTAGTTGTCGATGTAGCTAATGAG CAGGAGGAGCGCGGGTCGCCGGGCGCGCGCGCGGAGCCCGGCGAGGGCGCGCGGCCTGTCTCACGCAGCGGATCCTCATCCAGTCGCTCCACGCCCAAGAGCTCCAAAGAC GAGAAGCCGGGGACGCCCGGCGCGAAGTCGAACCGCGCGTCGACGCCGACCGGCGGCGGCCGCTACGGCCTGCCCGCGCTCGCCGGCTACCGGCCGCCGCAGTACGAGCTCGCCAGGACCAACGGACAGCCCCCGCACAAGCC AGCGTACTCGTACCACACGTGCGGGGGCCCGCTACAGCCGGTGCCGTTTCCGGCGGACGCGCTGGTCGGGCCCGGCATCCCGCGCGGCGCCCGGCAGGTCGCGGTGTTGCCGCACGGCGAGGTCGTCTGCGCCGTGGCTCTGTCCGTCAGCAACGGGTCGCGGCACGCGTACACCGGGGGCAAAGGCTGTGTCAAACTGTGGGATATATCTAACCCGGGCTCGCCTAACACGCTGGAGCCACTGTCCCAGTTGGACTGTTTG CAAAGGGACAACTACATCCGTTCGGTGAAGCTGCTGCCGGACGGTCGCACGCTGATCGTGGGCGGCGAGGCGTCCAACCTGTCCATCTGGGACCTGGGCGCGCCCACGCCGCGCATGCGCGCCGAGCTCACCTCCTCCGCGCCGGCGTGCTACGCGCTCGCCATCAGCCCCGACTCCAAG gtGTGCTTTAGTTGTTGTTCTGACGGCAACATTGCAGTATGGGACCTTCAAAATCAGGTGTTAGTTAGGCAATTCCAAG GGCACACGGACGGCGCGTCCTGCATCGACATCAGCGGCGACGGCACGCGGCTGTGGACGGGCGGCCTCGACAACACGGTGCGCTCCTGGGACCTGCGCGAGGGCCGCCAGCTGCACCAGCACGACTTCTCCTCGCAGATCTTCTCGCTGGGATACTGCCCCTCCG GCTCCTGGCTAGCAGTGGGCATGGAGAACTCCCACGTGGAAGTGTTGCACGCGGGCAAACCGGACCGCTACCAGCTGCTGCTCCACGAGTCATGCGTCCTCGCGCTCAAGTTCGCGCACCAGGGCAAGTGGTTCGCCTCCACAGGGAAGGACAATCTGCTCAACGCGTGGCGCACGCCTTACGGTGCCAGTATATTCCAG